One Rossellomorea aquimaris DNA window includes the following coding sequences:
- the meaB gene encoding methylmalonyl Co-A mutase-associated GTPase MeaB, whose protein sequence is MAEHESGRKKRFVKKKKDSVSITELKEGVLNGDRSSLAKAITLIESNAEQHYAMGQELLQELLPYTGKSFRIGITGVPGAGKSTFIEAFGEMLCEQGLRVAVLAIDPSSSISGGSILGDKTRMEQLSKNPRAFVRPSPTAGTLGGVHRKTSETLLLCEAAGYDLMIIETVGVGQSEVMVRQMVDFFLLLVITGAGDELQGMKKGIMELADALLVNKADGENKPLAEKTRRELNQILHFLIPATKGWSSKAYTCSALKNDGLKEMWNVIQQFEKQSKELGVFEERRLLQKQEWFHTMLKERILSDFFYHKDIKSALPHLESRVKEGDYTTSQAVEELLKRYKGAID, encoded by the coding sequence ATGGCAGAGCATGAATCAGGGCGTAAGAAGCGGTTTGTGAAGAAGAAAAAGGATTCTGTATCGATAACCGAATTAAAGGAAGGGGTCTTGAATGGCGACCGTAGCTCCTTGGCGAAGGCCATCACGCTGATTGAAAGCAATGCAGAACAGCATTATGCCATGGGACAGGAGCTGTTGCAGGAGCTCCTGCCCTATACGGGTAAAAGCTTCCGGATCGGCATTACAGGTGTGCCGGGAGCCGGTAAAAGTACATTCATCGAAGCGTTCGGGGAGATGTTATGTGAGCAGGGCCTCCGGGTTGCCGTCCTTGCGATTGATCCCAGCTCTTCCATTTCCGGGGGCAGTATTCTGGGGGATAAAACAAGGATGGAACAATTATCGAAAAACCCCCGTGCTTTTGTAAGACCTTCCCCCACTGCAGGAACACTCGGTGGAGTACATCGTAAAACCAGTGAAACGCTTCTCTTATGCGAAGCGGCCGGATATGATCTGATGATCATTGAAACCGTTGGAGTCGGTCAAAGTGAAGTGATGGTGAGGCAAATGGTGGATTTCTTCCTACTGCTTGTCATCACAGGAGCCGGGGACGAGCTTCAAGGAATGAAAAAGGGGATCATGGAGCTTGCCGATGCATTACTTGTCAATAAAGCGGATGGAGAGAATAAACCTCTCGCTGAGAAAACAAGAAGAGAGCTTAATCAGATCCTCCACTTTTTGATTCCCGCTACTAAAGGCTGGAGCTCAAAGGCTTATACCTGTTCTGCCTTGAAAAATGATGGATTAAAAGAAATGTGGAATGTGATTCAACAGTTCGAGAAGCAATCAAAAGAGCTGGGGGTCTTTGAAGAAAGACGACTTCTCCAAAAACAGGAATGGTTTCATACGATGTTGAAAGAAAGAATCTTGTCAGATTTCTTTTACCATAAGGATATAAAGTCTGCCCTTCCACACTTGGAAAGTCGTGTGAAGGAAGGGGACTATACCACTTCTCAGGCAGTAGAAGAATTGCTGAAGCGATATAAGGGTGCAATTGATTGA
- a CDS encoding amino acid ABC transporter permease, which produces MPLDFQQLIPSIPFILEGLKVTLKIVGLAGILGFAFGILLALCKISSIKPLTLLADIYTSVFRGTPLVLQLMIIFYGSPQLFGTQIEPYTAAILSFSLNSAAYISEIIRAGINAVDKGQKEAAMALGVPYRLMMKDLILPQAIKNILPALMNEFITLTKESAIVTVIGAADVMRRSYMVGSDLYSFFEPLLFAGLIYYVLVMILTLLGKALERRLRGND; this is translated from the coding sequence ATGCCACTTGATTTTCAACAACTGATCCCTTCGATTCCTTTTATTTTGGAAGGATTGAAGGTCACTCTTAAAATTGTCGGGTTAGCAGGAATACTTGGATTTGCCTTCGGTATTCTGCTTGCTCTTTGTAAAATAAGTTCCATCAAACCTTTAACATTACTTGCAGATATTTATACATCGGTTTTTCGGGGGACTCCTTTAGTTCTGCAATTAATGATCATCTTTTATGGTTCCCCTCAGCTTTTTGGAACTCAGATCGAACCGTATACAGCAGCCATCCTTTCTTTTTCCCTAAATTCAGCTGCCTATATTTCCGAGATCATCCGTGCGGGAATCAATGCAGTGGATAAAGGTCAAAAGGAAGCGGCCATGGCCCTTGGGGTTCCATATCGTTTGATGATGAAAGATTTGATCCTGCCTCAGGCCATTAAAAACATCCTGCCTGCCTTAATGAACGAATTTATCACCCTTACGAAGGAATCTGCCATCGTCACTGTTATCGGGGCAGCCGATGTGATGAGACGTTCGTATATGGTAGGTAGTGATTTGTATTCCTTTTTCGAACCACTCTTATTTGCAGGACTGATCTATTATGTGCTTGTCATGATTCTAACCTTATTAGGGAAAGCGCTGGAAAGGAGACTACGTGGAAATGATTAA
- a CDS encoding L,D-transpeptidase yields the protein MRILLAIILFASPIWPLGRNPLPGDPFIIVNKESNQLAYIDDGKVQHTFPVATGKTTTLTPEGLFNVTVKAKNPYYRKKNIPGGDPRNPLGSRWIGFDAKGTDGRIYGIHGTNQPSSIGKYISNGCIRMHNKHVEYLFDQVPIGTKVLVVKTNKSFYQLGKDHGAIK from the coding sequence ATGCGTATACTTCTTGCCATTATCTTGTTCGCTTCTCCCATATGGCCACTTGGAAGGAATCCCCTGCCCGGGGATCCGTTTATTATCGTGAACAAGGAAAGTAATCAATTAGCCTACATCGACGACGGGAAGGTTCAGCACACATTCCCGGTAGCAACAGGGAAAACGACGACCCTCACCCCGGAAGGACTATTTAATGTAACAGTCAAAGCCAAGAACCCTTATTATCGTAAGAAGAATATTCCAGGTGGAGACCCACGGAATCCTTTGGGTTCGAGATGGATCGGGTTTGACGCCAAGGGGACAGACGGAAGGATCTATGGAATCCACGGAACGAATCAACCTTCAAGCATAGGCAAATATATCTCAAATGGATGCATCCGAATGCACAACAAACATGTCGAATATCTGTTTGATCAGGTGCCAATAGGAACAAAGGTTCTAGTTGTCAAAACGAACAAAAGCTTCTATCAGCTGGGAAAAGATCACGGTGCGATAAAATAA
- a CDS encoding tripeptidase T gives MINHERLLNEFLELVQIDSETKEEAEIAKVLKQKFSDLGVEVFEDDTMGETGHGAGNLICTLKGNKEGVDTIYFTSHMDTVVPAKGVKPTLKEDGYIYSDGTTILGADDKAGLATMLESVRVLKENNISHGDIQFIITVGEESGLVGAKALDSSLVKAKYGFALDSDGKVGNIIVAAPTQAKVRATIYGKTAHAGVAPEKGVSAITIAAKAISKMPLGRIDEETTANIGRFEGGKATNIVCEQADILAEARSLVPEKMEAQVEKMKAAFESVAEEMGGKAEVEVQVMYPGFKFKDGDEVVEVAKRAAKKIGRPSELLTSGGGSDANVIAGFGVPTVNLAVGYEEIHTKSERMPVEELNKLSEMVVAIIQEVAGE, from the coding sequence ATGATTAATCATGAACGTTTACTAAATGAATTCCTGGAATTGGTTCAAATCGATTCTGAAACGAAGGAAGAAGCGGAAATCGCGAAAGTACTTAAGCAAAAATTCTCTGATCTGGGAGTAGAGGTATTTGAAGATGACACGATGGGTGAAACGGGCCACGGTGCCGGAAACTTGATCTGTACGCTGAAAGGGAACAAAGAAGGCGTGGATACCATCTATTTCACTTCTCATATGGATACAGTTGTTCCTGCGAAAGGGGTTAAGCCAACGCTTAAAGAGGATGGCTATATTTACTCTGACGGCACGACCATTCTTGGAGCCGATGATAAAGCGGGTCTTGCAACGATGCTTGAATCTGTGCGCGTACTTAAAGAGAACAATATTTCTCACGGTGATATTCAGTTCATCATTACGGTAGGAGAAGAATCAGGATTAGTCGGAGCGAAAGCACTGGATTCTTCTCTAGTAAAAGCGAAATACGGTTTCGCCCTTGATAGTGATGGGAAAGTCGGTAATATCATCGTGGCCGCTCCTACACAAGCGAAAGTGAGAGCGACGATATATGGGAAAACAGCGCATGCCGGTGTAGCTCCTGAAAAAGGCGTTTCTGCCATCACGATTGCGGCTAAAGCGATTTCCAAAATGCCACTCGGCCGCATCGACGAAGAAACGACAGCAAACATCGGACGCTTCGAAGGTGGAAAAGCAACGAATATCGTATGTGAACAGGCGGATATTCTTGCAGAAGCACGCTCACTCGTCCCTGAAAAAATGGAAGCTCAAGTAGAGAAGATGAAAGCTGCATTTGAATCCGTAGCAGAAGAAATGGGCGGAAAAGCGGAAGTTGAAGTACAGGTGATGTATCCAGGCTTCAAGTTCAAAGACGGTGACGAAGTAGTCGAAGTGGCGAAACGCGCCGCGAAGAAAATCGGTCGTCCAAGCGAGCTTCTTACAAGCGGAGGCGGAAGTGACGCCAACGTCATCGCAGGTTTCGGAGTACCGACCGTCAATTTGGCAGTAGGATACGAAGAAATCCATACAAAGAGCGAAAGAATGCCCGTTGAAGAACTGAACAAGCTTTCTGAAATGGTTGTAGCAATCATTCAGGAAGTAGCTGGAGAATAG
- a CDS encoding transporter substrate-binding domain-containing protein codes for MKKILSLILLLIVSTTLAACGAGNEKAGTASGESKKLIMGTSADYKPFEYVDTANSDEFIGYDIDLAHMLADELGYEIEIKDMEFSGLISALKTGQVDFVLSAMTPTPERQKNVDFTDVYYTAKDMIISTKESGIQSEKDLDGKTVGVQLGSIQQDAAEELSTSIPLKVETRDRIPELIQDLQNGRFDAIIIENTVANGYLDKNEELQGNTMDVNEEEAGSAVALPKDSELTSEFNDALKKLEEKGELDKLAKKWFDGEQ; via the coding sequence ATGAAAAAGATATTATCTCTTATATTATTATTAATCGTTTCTACTACTCTTGCTGCGTGTGGTGCAGGAAATGAAAAGGCAGGAACCGCTTCAGGTGAATCAAAGAAACTGATTATGGGTACGTCGGCTGACTATAAACCATTTGAATATGTCGATACGGCAAACAGTGATGAATTTATCGGGTACGACATTGACTTGGCTCATATGCTGGCAGATGAACTTGGGTATGAAATTGAGATCAAAGATATGGAGTTCAGCGGTTTGATTTCAGCACTTAAAACCGGCCAGGTGGACTTTGTTCTTTCAGCTATGACTCCTACGCCGGAACGACAAAAGAACGTTGACTTCACTGATGTCTACTACACAGCAAAAGATATGATCATCTCAACAAAAGAGAGCGGAATTCAAAGCGAAAAGGATCTTGATGGGAAAACGGTTGGCGTTCAGTTAGGTTCCATCCAACAGGATGCTGCAGAAGAACTTTCCACATCCATCCCATTAAAAGTAGAGACCCGTGACCGTATACCCGAGCTGATACAGGATCTGCAAAATGGACGTTTTGATGCCATTATCATCGAAAATACAGTAGCAAATGGTTATTTGGATAAAAATGAAGAACTTCAAGGAAATACAATGGACGTGAACGAAGAAGAGGCCGGTTCTGCCGTTGCACTTCCAAAGGATAGTGAGCTTACAAGCGAATTCAATGATGCATTGAAAAAGCTCGAAGAAAAAGGAGAATTGGATAAACTGGCTAAAAAGTGGTTTGACGGAGAACAGTAG
- a CDS encoding BrxA/BrxB family bacilliredoxin has translation MDIDFNLFMNDVVRQARQEIEQAGYTQLTTEEEVDQAFAKEGTTLVMINSVCGCAGGIARPAAAHSIHYDKRPDQLVTVFAGQDKEATAKARSYFTGYPPSSPSFALLKDGKLLTMVERHEIEGHDPMSVVNKIQSYFDQYCEEV, from the coding sequence ATGGATATAGATTTCAATTTATTTATGAATGATGTTGTTCGCCAGGCTCGTCAAGAAATCGAACAAGCCGGTTATACTCAGTTAACAACTGAAGAAGAAGTAGATCAAGCTTTCGCTAAAGAAGGTACAACACTCGTGATGATCAATTCCGTTTGCGGTTGCGCCGGAGGAATCGCACGTCCAGCAGCAGCTCATTCCATTCATTATGATAAACGACCAGATCAATTGGTGACGGTTTTCGCCGGCCAAGATAAAGAAGCCACTGCGAAAGCGCGCAGCTACTTTACCGGCTACCCGCCATCCTCACCGTCATTTGCTCTATTAAAAGATGGAAAGCTATTGACGATGGTAGAAAGACATGAAATTGAAGGTCACGATCCAATGTCGGTTGTGAACAAAATTCAATCTTACTTCGATCAGTATTGTGAAGAAGTGTAA
- a CDS encoding acyl-CoA carboxylase subunit beta: MDIYEKINELYDRRREVELGGGDKKIDKQHEKGKLTARERIDILVDPGSFVELNPFIEHRCSDFGLDGVQGPGDGVVTGYGKVNGKPIYLFSQDFTVFGGALGEMHAKKISNVMDLAVKNGAPFIGLNDSGGARIQEGVVSLDGYGHIFYRNSIYSGVIPQISVIMGPCAGGAVYSPAITDFVFMVDDTSQMFITGPKVIETVTGEKISSEDLGGAKVHNSISGNAHFRGKTEEEVLLEVRRLLAYLPQNNEEKPPRLEVDEKDDYRGNLTDLIPFDAIRPYDVRTVINEIVDEDSFMEVQKEFAKNIVVGLARIKGEVIGLVCNQPKFMAGGLDIDSSDKAARFIRFCDSFNIPLITFEDVTGFFPGIKQEHGGIIRHGAKILYAYSEATVPKMTVILRKAYGGAYVALNSKSIGADLVFAWPNAEIAVMGPQGAANIIFAREIAGSENPEQLRAQKIEEYREKFANPYVAASRGMVDDVIDPRETRIKLIQGLEMMRNKREERPKKKHGNIPL, encoded by the coding sequence ATGGATATTTATGAAAAGATTAATGAATTGTATGATCGAAGAAGAGAAGTAGAATTAGGCGGCGGGGATAAAAAAATAGATAAGCAGCACGAAAAAGGAAAACTGACTGCGAGAGAACGAATCGATATTTTAGTGGATCCTGGCAGCTTTGTTGAACTGAATCCATTCATTGAACATCGCTGTTCAGACTTTGGACTGGACGGGGTTCAGGGTCCTGGAGATGGAGTCGTTACAGGTTATGGAAAAGTAAATGGAAAACCCATCTACTTATTTTCTCAGGATTTCACGGTATTTGGCGGCGCATTGGGGGAAATGCATGCAAAGAAGATTTCAAATGTCATGGATCTGGCAGTCAAAAATGGTGCGCCTTTCATTGGGTTAAATGATTCTGGTGGTGCAAGAATTCAAGAAGGCGTCGTTTCTTTAGATGGCTACGGACACATCTTCTATCGAAACTCCATTTATTCCGGAGTGATTCCACAAATATCCGTGATCATGGGACCTTGCGCAGGAGGAGCGGTTTATTCACCGGCCATCACGGATTTTGTGTTTATGGTAGATGATACAAGTCAAATGTTCATCACAGGACCTAAAGTAATTGAAACAGTCACCGGTGAGAAAATCAGCTCAGAAGATTTAGGCGGTGCGAAGGTCCATAACTCCATCAGCGGGAATGCTCATTTTAGAGGGAAAACTGAAGAAGAGGTGCTTCTCGAGGTTCGAAGGCTATTAGCGTATTTACCCCAAAATAATGAGGAGAAGCCTCCTCGTTTGGAAGTGGATGAAAAAGATGATTATCGTGGAAATTTAACGGACCTGATTCCATTCGATGCTATCCGTCCTTACGACGTCCGCACGGTCATCAATGAAATCGTGGATGAAGACAGCTTTATGGAGGTTCAAAAAGAATTTGCGAAAAATATAGTCGTGGGTCTGGCCCGAATCAAAGGAGAGGTCATAGGACTTGTCTGTAATCAGCCGAAATTCATGGCAGGAGGACTCGACATTGATTCCTCTGACAAAGCAGCCCGTTTTATCCGTTTCTGTGATTCCTTCAATATCCCGTTGATCACGTTTGAAGATGTCACAGGCTTCTTCCCAGGAATCAAGCAGGAGCATGGTGGGATCATCCGTCACGGTGCGAAAATCCTTTATGCTTATTCAGAAGCGACGGTTCCAAAAATGACGGTGATTTTACGAAAAGCCTATGGAGGTGCTTATGTTGCCCTAAACAGTAAGTCCATCGGGGCTGATTTAGTTTTTGCATGGCCTAATGCAGAAATTGCCGTCATGGGTCCACAGGGGGCAGCGAATATTATTTTTGCAAGGGAAATTGCAGGCAGTGAGAATCCTGAACAGCTCCGGGCACAAAAGATTGAAGAATACCGTGAGAAATTCGCTAATCCATATGTGGCAGCGTCCCGTGGAATGGTGGATGACGTCATTGATCCTCGTGAAACCCGGATCAAATTGATTCAAGGATTGGAAATGATGAGAAATAAACGGGAAGAGAGACCAAAGAAAAAGCACGGGAACATTCCATTGTAG
- the prli42 gene encoding stressosome-associated protein Prli42, with protein sequence MGNKKLQKIIVFVMLFAMIASTIMAGLTFLL encoded by the coding sequence ATGGGTAATAAAAAATTACAAAAAATAATTGTATTTGTCATGTTGTTTGCAATGATTGCATCGACGATCATGGCGGGACTGACTTTCTTATTATAA
- a CDS encoding amino acid ABC transporter ATP-binding protein has protein sequence MIKAEKITKSFGKLQVLKGIDFSVEKGEVVALIGPSGSGKSTLLRCLNYLEEPTSGSIYFEEAVVKSKNISKVRQDIGMVFQHFHLFPHMTALENVIYAPVKVKGLNRTEAKKLGTDLLTKVGLKEKCEEYPNRLSGGQKQRVAIARALAMEPKVMLFDEPTSALDPEMVKEVLEVMKSLAHSGMTMIIVTHEMGFAREVADRVLFMDDGKIVEEGEPISFFSNPQSDRGKEFLEKIL, from the coding sequence ATGATTAAAGCAGAAAAGATTACAAAATCGTTTGGAAAGCTTCAAGTATTAAAAGGGATCGATTTCTCCGTAGAAAAAGGGGAGGTTGTCGCATTGATCGGTCCTTCAGGTTCCGGAAAATCCACTCTGCTCCGCTGTCTGAATTATTTAGAGGAACCAACTTCAGGATCGATATACTTTGAAGAAGCTGTTGTGAAAAGCAAGAATATAAGCAAAGTGAGACAAGATATAGGGATGGTATTTCAACACTTTCATCTTTTTCCTCATATGACAGCGTTGGAAAACGTGATCTACGCTCCAGTGAAAGTGAAAGGGCTAAACAGAACAGAAGCAAAAAAACTAGGGACGGACCTTCTAACAAAAGTCGGTTTGAAAGAGAAATGTGAGGAATATCCAAACCGTTTATCAGGAGGTCAAAAGCAGCGTGTGGCAATCGCAAGGGCACTGGCCATGGAACCAAAAGTCATGCTTTTTGATGAACCGACATCTGCACTGGATCCTGAAATGGTCAAAGAGGTGCTGGAAGTCATGAAGTCACTCGCTCATTCAGGGATGACGATGATCATTGTAACCCATGAAATGGGCTTTGCAAGGGAAGTGGCAGACAGAGTCTTATTCATGGATGATGGAAAAATCGTCGAAGAAGGAGAGCCTATTTCGTTTTTCTCGAACCCGCAAAGCGACCGGGGAAAAGAATTCTTAGAAAAAATACTTTGA
- a CDS encoding aromatic acid exporter family protein: protein MFRIGYRTLKTGIGTAVAISIAQWFQLDNFVSAGILTILCIQNTKKKSVNASWSRFLACVIAMMISAAFFEFIAYHPAVIGLLLLVFIPITVALNIKEGIVTSSVIILHIYSAGNVTPGLFQNELGIIVIGIGIALIMNLYMPSVDKKMIEYQEKIEANFYKIFCEMINYLRTNDSQWDGKEITETEQLLKEAKTIAFKDVENHFLRHENLYYLYFKMREKQFEILQRILPIATSISLTVEQGHRIAEFLDELSDHIHPGNTALFYLKKLYDMKVEFEQMDLPKTREEFETRAALYQFVQEMEQYLLLKSSFKGIKKDENDQKEVNYT, encoded by the coding sequence ATGTTTCGAATCGGGTATCGAACACTTAAGACTGGGATCGGGACAGCGGTTGCGATCAGCATCGCACAGTGGTTTCAGCTGGATAACTTTGTATCTGCCGGAATATTGACGATACTGTGCATTCAGAACACGAAGAAGAAATCGGTCAACGCTTCATGGAGCCGTTTCCTGGCCTGTGTGATCGCCATGATGATTTCGGCTGCGTTCTTTGAGTTCATTGCCTATCATCCTGCCGTAATCGGCTTGTTATTACTTGTGTTCATTCCGATTACGGTGGCCCTGAATATCAAAGAAGGAATAGTCACCAGTTCCGTTATCATTTTACATATTTATTCGGCAGGTAACGTGACCCCCGGCCTTTTTCAAAATGAATTAGGAATCATAGTGATTGGGATCGGAATCGCTCTTATTATGAATTTGTATATGCCAAGTGTTGATAAAAAGATGATCGAATATCAAGAAAAGATCGAAGCCAATTTCTATAAAATCTTTTGTGAAATGATCAACTACCTGCGAACAAATGATAGCCAATGGGATGGAAAAGAAATCACTGAAACAGAACAATTACTTAAAGAAGCGAAGACCATCGCATTCAAAGATGTTGAAAATCACTTTTTACGACATGAGAACTTATATTATTTGTATTTTAAAATGAGGGAAAAACAGTTCGAAATCCTACAGCGTATTTTACCGATCGCGACATCGATCTCATTGACGGTTGAGCAGGGACATCGGATTGCGGAATTTCTGGATGAGCTTAGTGATCACATACATCCGGGAAACACGGCCCTGTTTTATTTGAAAAAATTGTACGATATGAAAGTGGAGTTTGAACAGATGGATTTACCGAAGACGAGGGAAGAATTTGAAACCCGCGCCGCTCTCTATCAATTTGTTCAAGAGATGGAGCAGTATCTTCTTCTGAAAAGTTCGTTTAAAGGAATAAAGAAGGATGAAAATGATCAAAAGGAAGTAAACTACACCTAA
- the mce gene encoding methylmalonyl-CoA epimerase, translating to MKKVDHIGIAVSSIDNVLPFYEDTLGLSLIKIEEVGNQGVKVAFIDGGNIKLELLEPLHKESPIAKFIEKKGEGIHHIAFGVEGIEERIKELQVSGVRMINETPKPGAGGAAVAFMHPKSAHGVLYELCDKSNIKGE from the coding sequence ATGAAAAAGGTAGACCATATCGGAATAGCGGTATCATCAATAGACAATGTTCTTCCATTTTACGAAGATACTCTTGGGCTTTCACTCATCAAGATAGAAGAAGTGGGAAATCAAGGTGTGAAAGTAGCATTTATTGATGGTGGAAATATTAAGCTTGAGTTACTTGAACCATTACATAAGGAAAGTCCGATTGCCAAATTCATTGAGAAAAAAGGAGAAGGCATTCACCATATTGCCTTCGGTGTAGAAGGAATTGAGGAACGGATCAAGGAACTGCAAGTGAGCGGAGTCCGGATGATCAACGAAACGCCAAAACCGGGGGCTGGCGGAGCTGCTGTTGCCTTCATGCATCCAAAGTCAGCGCACGGTGTACTATATGAACTATGTGATAAATCAAACATCAAAGGGGAGTAA
- the scpA gene encoding methylmalonyl-CoA mutase: MTKPDWQVINPYSKEAKTKDVSLTGSTYMTNEKIAIKSLYSDQDSKDISHGEDLPGLAPYTRGPYPTMYVNRPWTVRQYAGFSTAEESNAFYRRNLSMGQKGLSVAFDLATHRGYDSDHPRVVGDVGKAGVAIDSILDMKILFDGIPLDQMSVSMTMNGAVLPILAFYIVTAEEQGVSQEKLSGTIQNDILKEYMVRNTYIYPPETSMKIIADIFEYTSKHMPKFNSISISGYHMQEAGAPADIELAYTLADGLEYVRTGLHAGIDIDSFAPRLSFFWAIGMNYFMEIAKMRAARRIWAKMMKTFDPQNPKSMALRTHSQTSGWSLTEQDPYNNVIRTLLEAHAAAMGHTQSLHTNALDEAIALPTDFSARIARNTQLYLQEETGITKVIDPWAGSHYVEALTDQLMEKAWEHIQEIEELGGMTKAIETGLPKMRIEEAAARRQAMIDSGDEAIVGVNKYRLDKEDPIDTLDIDNTVVRQKQIERIRNLKEERNEEKVIETLQALTIAAETGKGNLLEKAVDAARARATLGEISDSIEKISGRHKATIRSISGVYSSNFSNEQEINVVKEMTEEFMENEGRRPRILIAKMGQDGHDRGAKVISTAFADLGFDVDIGPLFQTPEETALQAVENDVHVIGVSSLAAGHKTLLPQLVAELKKLGREDILVVIGGVIPAKDYDFLLNNGASAVFGPGTIIPVAAQKVIKEIYEVLGYEEVAE, from the coding sequence ATGACAAAGCCTGATTGGCAAGTAATCAACCCTTATTCGAAAGAAGCGAAAACGAAGGATGTTTCTCTTACAGGCAGCACTTATATGACAAATGAGAAGATTGCCATTAAATCTCTTTATTCGGATCAGGACTCAAAGGATATATCTCATGGAGAAGACCTTCCAGGCTTGGCTCCTTATACTAGGGGACCGTACCCGACCATGTATGTGAATCGTCCTTGGACGGTAAGGCAATATGCAGGATTTTCAACAGCAGAAGAGAGCAACGCCTTTTATAGAAGAAACTTAAGCATGGGGCAGAAAGGTCTGTCTGTCGCTTTTGATTTAGCCACTCATCGTGGCTATGATTCCGATCATCCCCGTGTTGTAGGGGATGTAGGGAAAGCGGGAGTGGCCATTGATTCGATTCTGGATATGAAGATTCTGTTCGATGGAATACCTCTTGACCAAATGTCTGTTTCCATGACGATGAACGGAGCGGTGCTGCCCATCCTTGCATTCTATATCGTCACGGCAGAAGAACAGGGCGTTTCGCAGGAGAAACTGTCCGGTACGATTCAAAATGATATTTTGAAAGAGTATATGGTGCGGAACACCTATATTTATCCTCCCGAAACATCCATGAAGATAATTGCAGACATCTTTGAATATACGTCCAAACATATGCCGAAGTTTAATAGCATCAGTATTTCCGGTTATCATATGCAGGAAGCGGGAGCACCTGCCGATATTGAGCTGGCATATACATTGGCGGATGGTCTTGAGTATGTACGGACCGGTTTGCATGCAGGGATCGATATCGACTCATTTGCACCGAGACTATCATTCTTCTGGGCCATCGGCATGAATTATTTCATGGAAATAGCCAAAATGAGAGCGGCAAGAAGGATTTGGGCAAAAATGATGAAAACATTCGACCCTCAGAATCCTAAATCGATGGCGCTAAGAACTCACTCCCAAACATCGGGTTGGAGTTTAACAGAGCAGGATCCGTATAATAATGTCATTCGTACATTACTTGAGGCGCATGCAGCAGCCATGGGTCATACGCAATCACTTCATACCAATGCACTGGACGAAGCGATTGCCCTGCCGACAGACTTCTCTGCGCGGATCGCCCGTAATACACAGCTGTACCTTCAAGAGGAAACCGGTATTACGAAAGTGATTGATCCTTGGGCCGGTTCACATTATGTTGAAGCCTTGACCGATCAGTTGATGGAGAAGGCGTGGGAGCATATCCAAGAAATCGAAGAGCTTGGCGGCATGACGAAGGCGATTGAAACCGGATTGCCGAAAATGCGGATCGAGGAAGCGGCTGCGAGAAGACAGGCAATGATTGATTCGGGGGATGAAGCGATTGTCGGGGTAAATAAGTATCGCCTCGACAAGGAAGACCCGATTGACACGCTGGATATTGATAATACAGTTGTAAGACAAAAGCAAATAGAGCGAATTCGAAATCTTAAAGAAGAAAGAAATGAAGAGAAAGTGATAGAAACGCTTCAAGCATTAACCATTGCAGCAGAAACAGGAAAAGGGAATCTCCTTGAAAAAGCGGTTGATGCAGCAAGAGCACGTGCCACATTAGGAGAAATATCCGATTCGATAGAAAAGATATCTGGCCGACACAAAGCAACGATTAGAAGTATAAGTGGGGTGTACAGCTCAAACTTTTCAAATGAACAAGAAATCAATGTAGTAAAAGAGATGACAGAAGAATTTATGGAAAACGAAGGAAGAAGGCCGCGTATCCTTATTGCGAAGATGGGACAGGACGGACATGACAGAGGTGCTAAGGTGATTAGCACGGCGTTCGCAGACCTTGGCTTTGATGTGGATATCGGACCATTGTTCCAGACGCCGGAAGAAACGGCTTTGCAAGCAGTTGAAAATGACGTGCATGTCATCGGTGTAAGTTCATTAGCCGCCGGACATAAAACACTTCTGCCTCAACTGGTAGCGGAACTAAAGAAATTAGGCAGAGAAGACATTCTCGTCGTCATAGGTGGTGTGATTCCTGCTAAGGATTATGACTTCCTATTGAATAACGGTGCTTCTGCCGTTTTTGGACCAGGGACGATCATACCCGTCGCTGCACAAAAAGTCATCAAAGAAATATATGAAGTGCTTGGCTATGAGGAAGTGGCTGAATAA